In Mycobacterium sp. Aquia_213, the sequence GCGGTGACTGGTTTTGCTGCGCGGCCGCCATCGCGCTCATCCCGTTGGTGACGCCGGGGCCTGCGGTCAGCGCGGCCACGCCCGGCACCCTGGTCACCTTCGACCAGCCCTCGGCGGCGAACGCGGCGGTCTGCTCGTGGCGGGTGTCGATGAGTCGAATGTCCTCGTCGCGGCAGCCGTCGTACAGGGAAAACAGGTGGCCGCCGGACAACGTGAACAGGGTGTCGATACCGCTGGCCCGCAGGCGCCGGGCGATGAGTCGGCCGGCATGGACAATCTGGCTGGACGGAGCGTCGATGCTCATCCTGGCAGCCTATCGGCCGGTCTCGGGTACCTTCGCGGGGAAGCATTCGCCATGAGGCTCCGCACGATGCCTCGATAGCAAGGAGACGTCGACCTTGGGCCCGAAGCTGTTCAAGCCATCCATCGACTGGTCGGAGGCATTTACTGATTCCATGCGGTGGCTGGCCATCGCCTGGGCGATCAGCGCCGTTTGTGTCCTGGTGGTGCTGGTCGCGTTCCGGTATTTAACGCCCTGGGGCCGGCAGTTCTGGCGGATCACCCGTGGGTACTTCGTCGGCCCGGCCAGCGTCAAGGTGTGGCTGGCACTTGGGGTGCTGCTGCTGTCGGTACTGCTCTCGGTGCGCCTGAGCGTGCTACTCAGCTTCCAGAGCAACGACCTGTACACATCGCTGCAGAAGGCATTCGAAGGCATCGCGTCGGGCGATGATGAGGTGAAGAAATCTGGGATACATGGATTTTGGATCTCGCTGGGAATCTTCTGCCTGCTTGCGTCGCTGTGGGTCGCGCGATACATGGTCGACATCTATCTGACCCAGCGCTTCATGATCGCGTGGCGCATCTGGCTTACCGCGCACCTGACCGACGACTGGCTGGACGGCAAGGCCTATTACCGGGATCTGTTCATCGACAACACGATTGACAACCCCGACCAGCGTATCCAGCAGGATATCGACATCTTCACCGCGAATGCCGGCGGCACCCCGAACAACCCGTCCAACGGGACGGGCGGCACCTTACTGTTTGGGGCCGTCAATGCGGTCGCCTCGGTGATCTCCTTCGCCGCCATCTTGTGGAACCTGTCGGGCGGCTTCAATATCTGGGGCTTCAATTTCCCGCGTGCGATGTTCTGGACGGTATTGATCTACGTGCTGATCGTGACGATCGTCGCGATTTGGCTTGGGCGCCCACTGATTTGGCTCAGCTTCAACAATGAGAAACTCAACGCCGCCTTCCGTTATGCGCTGGTGCGCTTGAGAGACGCCGCGGAGGCCGTGGGTTTCTACCGCGGCGAGCGGGTCGAGCGAGCACAGTTGTGGCGGCGCTTTACGCCGATCATCGACAACTACCGAAAGTACGTGCGGCGAACCATTATCTTCAACGGCTGGAACTGGTCGGTATCGCAACTCATCGACCCGTTGCCGTTGGCGATTCAGGCGCCACGCCTGTTCGCTGGGGAAATCGCTTTCGGTGATGTGACCCAGACGGCCACGGCATTCGGCCAGATTCACGAATCGCTGTCGTTCTTCCGGAACAACTACGATGCCTTCGCCTCGTTTCGGGCGGCCATCATCCGATTGCACGGATTGGTCGACGCCAACGCCCAGGGCCGTGCGCTGCCCGCGGTGCTGGTCAAACCCAGCCAAGACAAGACGGTAGAGCTCGCCGGTATCGAGGTGCGCACGCCGGCCGGAGATCAGCTGATCGACGCGCTCGATATCGAACTCGACAGCGGCGACACGCTGGTGATCACCGGGCGTTCCGGTGCCGGTAAGACCACCCTGCTGCGCAGTCTCGCCGAATTGTGGCCGTACGCGTCCGGGACGCTATGCCGCCCGGACGGCGACAACGCGACGATGTTCCTGTCGCAGCTGCCGTACGTGCCGCTGGGCAGCCTGCGCGGCGTGGTGTGCTACCCGAACCCGACGGACGCCGTCTCCGACGGCGAGCTGCATGACGTGCTGACCAAGGTGGCGCTGGCCCCGCTGATCGCGCGGCTCGATGAAGAGCAGGACTGGGCCAAGGTGCTCTCGCCGGGTGAGCAGCAGCGCGTGGCGTTCGCCCGGGTGTTGCTCACCAAACCGCGGGCGGTCTTCCTGGACGAGTCCACCTCCGCACTCGACGAGGGACTGGAATTCGCGCTGTATCAGCTGCTGCGCAGCGAGCTACCGGAGTGCGTCGTGGTCAGCGTCAGCCATCGCCACACCGTCGAGCAGCATCACGAGCAAGAACTGCAACTGCTCGGCAGCGGCCGTTGGCACCTCGGACCGGTTGGCCAGGAGCCCGCGACGGTTTAGCGGTGTGCGGCCGCGTGCGTTCCGGCGCGGCGACCGAAGAACGATCCCTCGCCCAGCTGCGTGCCGCTGGCATAACCCTTGCCGTCCTGGGCGATGTTGGACGCACACGCGCCGACCGCGTACAGGCCGGGCACCACCGTGCCGTCTTCGCGCAGCACCTGACCGTCCACCGAGGTGGCCAGCCCGCCGACGGTGAATCCGGCGTACATCGCCTTGCCCAGTGACATGTCGAACGCACCCCAGGGGCCTTTGTCTTGCGCCGCAAGGAATTCCGGCTGCTTGTGGAAATCCGGGTCCTCGCCCTTGGCCGCGAACTCGTTGTAGCGGTCCAGCGTCGCGACCAGGTTGCCTTCGGGGATGCCAAGTGCCGCTTCCATTTCGGGGACGGTTTCCCAGCCGTCGATCAGTGGCACCAGCGGCATCGTCGGGTGCTCCAGGTGCGCCTCGTCGACGATCAGGAATGCGGCGCTGTCCGGTTGATCCATGATGAAGCCAGACGTGCGGGAGTGATAGCAGTCCTCGGTGACGAACCGCTGGCCCAGCTTGTTCACGATGATCCCGGTCAGCAGAATCGACGGCGGGTACGGCGGAGCGGTGATGAAGATCTGGTCCATGTGCTGGGTGGCGCCGCCGGCCGAGACCCCCATCCGGATGCCGAGGCCGTCGTCGTAGGTATTGCCCAGCACGAACGGCTTCTCGGCGAGCTTCGGCGTGTACTTGGCTACCATCTCCGAGTTCATCACGAATCCCCCGGCGGCAATGACGACCGACTTTGCCTTGATCGCACCGGTTTCGGCGAACTGCTTCCACGTCGCACCGGTCACCGCCCCCAAATCATCCACGATCAGTTCGGTGGCACCGGTCTCGTAGCGGATTTGCACACCCAAGCTCGCGGCCCGCTTGACCAACAGGTCGATCACCATGCTGGCCCCGCCGGTGTCGCCGGGCACCGGCACCTTGTGGCCGCGCGGTGCCGGCACTGCCTGCTCCAGGAAGGGCCACACCTTCTCGTTGCCGGTGAACATCAATCCCTCGGTGTTGGGCTGAATCACCGCTTTGCCCGGGAAGTAGCTGCGCTCGAACTGGAAACCCAGATCCTCCAGCCAGTTGAAGTGCTCGACGCTGCCGTCGCTGTACGCACGAATCTTCTCGTGGTCGGGTTCGCGAGACACTGCGACGAGGTACTTGTACATCTCCTCGGCGGAGTCGTCATGGCCGGTGGCCTGCTGGACCGCGGTGCCGCCACCCAGGTAAAAGTGGCCGCCGGCCATGGACGTGGTCCCGCCCGCCGCGGCGGCGCGCTCGACGACCAGCACCCGCGCGCCGGCGGCCGCCGCACTCACCGCCGCGCATCCGCCGCCGATGCCGAAGCCGATCACGAGCACGTCGACGTCGTCCGACCAGGACGTCACCGTGTCCGCGTTGACCGTTGCTGGGATCTCGGTGCTCATTGGCGCCACTCCTCCTGATCGCGTTGATCGCGGCGTTCCCCTCGTCGCTGCGCGGCTGGGGGTGCCCCCACTGCACCGTCGCCGGCGCAGCTCACCCTTGCTCCTGTTTGATGTAGTCGTAAAACGCCCTCATCTCGGGCGAAATGTATGCGATCTCCACAAACGGCACAGCCGC encodes:
- a CDS encoding ABC transporter ATP-binding protein/permease, which produces MGPKLFKPSIDWSEAFTDSMRWLAIAWAISAVCVLVVLVAFRYLTPWGRQFWRITRGYFVGPASVKVWLALGVLLLSVLLSVRLSVLLSFQSNDLYTSLQKAFEGIASGDDEVKKSGIHGFWISLGIFCLLASLWVARYMVDIYLTQRFMIAWRIWLTAHLTDDWLDGKAYYRDLFIDNTIDNPDQRIQQDIDIFTANAGGTPNNPSNGTGGTLLFGAVNAVASVISFAAILWNLSGGFNIWGFNFPRAMFWTVLIYVLIVTIVAIWLGRPLIWLSFNNEKLNAAFRYALVRLRDAAEAVGFYRGERVERAQLWRRFTPIIDNYRKYVRRTIIFNGWNWSVSQLIDPLPLAIQAPRLFAGEIAFGDVTQTATAFGQIHESLSFFRNNYDAFASFRAAIIRLHGLVDANAQGRALPAVLVKPSQDKTVELAGIEVRTPAGDQLIDALDIELDSGDTLVITGRSGAGKTTLLRSLAELWPYASGTLCRPDGDNATMFLSQLPYVPLGSLRGVVCYPNPTDAVSDGELHDVLTKVALAPLIARLDEEQDWAKVLSPGEQQRVAFARVLLTKPRAVFLDESTSALDEGLEFALYQLLRSELPECVVVSVSHRHTVEQHHEQELQLLGSGRWHLGPVGQEPATV
- a CDS encoding FAD-binding protein; translation: MSTEIPATVNADTVTSWSDDVDVLVIGFGIGGGCAAVSAAAAGARVLVVERAAAAGGTTSMAGGHFYLGGGTAVQQATGHDDSAEEMYKYLVAVSREPDHEKIRAYSDGSVEHFNWLEDLGFQFERSYFPGKAVIQPNTEGLMFTGNEKVWPFLEQAVPAPRGHKVPVPGDTGGASMVIDLLVKRAASLGVQIRYETGATELIVDDLGAVTGATWKQFAETGAIKAKSVVIAAGGFVMNSEMVAKYTPKLAEKPFVLGNTYDDGLGIRMGVSAGGATQHMDQIFITAPPYPPSILLTGIIVNKLGQRFVTEDCYHSRTSGFIMDQPDSAAFLIVDEAHLEHPTMPLVPLIDGWETVPEMEAALGIPEGNLVATLDRYNEFAAKGEDPDFHKQPEFLAAQDKGPWGAFDMSLGKAMYAGFTVGGLATSVDGQVLREDGTVVPGLYAVGACASNIAQDGKGYASGTQLGEGSFFGRRAGTHAAAHR